One Rhododendron vialii isolate Sample 1 chromosome 2a, ASM3025357v1 genomic region harbors:
- the LOC131316536 gene encoding protein NRT1/ PTR FAMILY 4.4-like isoform X1, whose translation MMNWEETGNKLKGEYVSGCVEEISVDWRGRPCKPNKHGGMTSAAFVLGLQAFEMMAIAAVGNNLITYVFSEMHFPLSKSANIVTNFIGTVFLLSLLGGFLSDSYLGSFCTMLIFGFVELMGFILLAVQAHIPQLRPPHCNMGIAGEPCLEVKGYEAWIFFLALCLVALGSGCLKPNIISLGADQFQKDDTEQSKKLSTYFNCAYFAFCTGELFALTVLVWVQTQSGMDVGFAVSAAAMAVGLISLLSGTLVYRNKPTRGSIFTPIAQVFVAAITKRKQICPSNSDMLHGNQNIEASAASPNLRNLLHTEKFRFLDKACIKIQDGSRKSESPWRLCSVTQVEQVKIIISVVPIFACTIIFNTILAQLQTFSVQQGSSMNKHLTKNFQIPPASLQSIPYIMLIFVVPLYETAFVPIARKVTGRDSGISPLQRIGIGLFIATFSMVSAALVENKRRNSALNSNKTLSIFWIAPQFLIFGLSEMFTAVGLIEFFYKQSLEGMQSFLTAMTYCSYSFGFYLSSVLVSLVNNITSSSSSSGGGWLSENDLNKDRLDLFYWLLVGLSLMNFFNYLFWSSWYSYNPTFSRPSPTHDQQDHSSKQIEAYSNTAP comes from the exons ATGATGAATTGGGAAGAGACAGGAAATAAGTTGAAAGGAGAATATGTGTCTGGTTGTGTGGAGGAGATCTCTGTTGATTGGAGAGGCAGACCCTGCAAGCCTAACAAGCATGGTGGAATGACTTCTGCTGCTTTTGTccttg GGCTACAAGCATTTGAGATGATGGCAATTGCTGCTGTGGGAAACAATCTAATCACCTATGTGTTCAGTGAGATGCACTTCCCTTTGTCAAAGTCAGCAAACATAGTGACAAACTTCATAGGAACTGTCTTTCTCCTCTCCCTCCTTGGTGGCTTCCTGTCTGACTCTTATCTTGGGAGCTTCTGCACCATGTTGATCTTTGGGTTTGTGGAACTCATG GGTTTTATCCTACTGGCAGTCCAAGCCCATATCCCACAACTAAGGCCTCCCCACTGCAATATGGGGATTGCTGGAGAACCATGTTTGGAAGTAAAGGGTTACGAGGCTTGGATATTTTTTCTGGCACTTTGCCTGGTAGCTTTAGGAAGTGGGTGTCTAAAGCCCAACATAATCTCTCTTGGAGCTGACCAATTCCAAAAGGATGATACCGAGCAATCCAAGAAACTCTCTACTTATTTCAACTGTGCATACTTTGCCTTCTGTACCGGTGAACTTTTTGCTCTGACAGTTCTTGTTTGGGTACAAACACAGTCAGGAATGGACGTCGGATTTGCAGTCTCTGCGGCTGCCATGGCTGTGGGATTGATCAGCTTACTTTCTGGTACACTTGTGTACCGGAACAAACCGACTCGTGGTAGTATCTTCACACCAATTGCCCAG GTTTTTGTAGCTGCAATTACCAAGAGAAAGCAGATATGTCCTTCAAATTCAGATATGCTTCACGGAAATCAAAACATAGAGGCTTCTGCCGCATCACCTAATCTCAGGAACCTCCTGCATACAGAAAAGTTCAG GTTTCTTGATAAAGCCTGCATCAAAATTCAAGACGGAAGCCGAAAGAGTGAAAGTCCGTGGAGACTATGCTCGGTAACTCAAGTCGAACAAGTGAAGATAATAATCTCAGTTGTCCCCATTTTCGCTTGTACAATAATTTTCAACACCATTTTAGCTCAATTGCAAACATTCTCTGTCCAACAAGGAAGCTCTATGAACAAGCATCTCACAAAAAACTTCCAAATCCCACCCGCATCTCTCCAATCCATCCCTTACATCATGCTCATATTCGTCGTCCCTCTTTATGAAACAGCATTCGTACCAATCGCAAGAAAAGTCACCGGACGGGATTCAGGAATCTCTCCTCTCCAAAGGATTGGCATCGGTCTCTTTATCGCAACCTTTTCCATGGTTTCAGCTGCTTTGGTAGAGAACAAGAGGAGGAATTCAGCTTTAAATTCAAACAAAACGCTCTCCATATTTTGGATTGCACCTCAATTTCTGATTTTCGGCCTCTCAGAGATGTTCACTGCCGTTGGCCTTATCGAGTTCTTCTACAAACAGTCGTTGGAAGGCATGCAATCCTTTTTGACAGCAATGACTTACTGCTCATACTCTTTTGGGTTCTATTTGAGTTCTGTTTTAGTCTCTCTAGTGAACAACATAACCTCATCAAGCTCTTCTTCTGGAGGTGGGTGGTTGAGTGAGAATGATCTCAACAAAGATAGGCTGGA
- the LOC131316536 gene encoding protein NRT1/ PTR FAMILY 4.4-like isoform X2 produces MGLQAFEMMAIAAVGNNLITYVFSEMHFPLSKSANIVTNFIGTVFLLSLLGGFLSDSYLGSFCTMLIFGFVELMGFILLAVQAHIPQLRPPHCNMGIAGEPCLEVKGYEAWIFFLALCLVALGSGCLKPNIISLGADQFQKDDTEQSKKLSTYFNCAYFAFCTGELFALTVLVWVQTQSGMDVGFAVSAAAMAVGLISLLSGTLVYRNKPTRGSIFTPIAQVFVAAITKRKQICPSNSDMLHGNQNIEASAASPNLRNLLHTEKFRFLDKACIKIQDGSRKSESPWRLCSVTQVEQVKIIISVVPIFACTIIFNTILAQLQTFSVQQGSSMNKHLTKNFQIPPASLQSIPYIMLIFVVPLYETAFVPIARKVTGRDSGISPLQRIGIGLFIATFSMVSAALVENKRRNSALNSNKTLSIFWIAPQFLIFGLSEMFTAVGLIEFFYKQSLEGMQSFLTAMTYCSYSFGFYLSSVLVSLVNNITSSSSSSGGGWLSENDLNKDRLDLFYWLLVGLSLMNFFNYLFWSSWYSYNPTFSRPSPTHDQQDHSSKQIEAYSNTAP; encoded by the exons ATGG GGCTACAAGCATTTGAGATGATGGCAATTGCTGCTGTGGGAAACAATCTAATCACCTATGTGTTCAGTGAGATGCACTTCCCTTTGTCAAAGTCAGCAAACATAGTGACAAACTTCATAGGAACTGTCTTTCTCCTCTCCCTCCTTGGTGGCTTCCTGTCTGACTCTTATCTTGGGAGCTTCTGCACCATGTTGATCTTTGGGTTTGTGGAACTCATG GGTTTTATCCTACTGGCAGTCCAAGCCCATATCCCACAACTAAGGCCTCCCCACTGCAATATGGGGATTGCTGGAGAACCATGTTTGGAAGTAAAGGGTTACGAGGCTTGGATATTTTTTCTGGCACTTTGCCTGGTAGCTTTAGGAAGTGGGTGTCTAAAGCCCAACATAATCTCTCTTGGAGCTGACCAATTCCAAAAGGATGATACCGAGCAATCCAAGAAACTCTCTACTTATTTCAACTGTGCATACTTTGCCTTCTGTACCGGTGAACTTTTTGCTCTGACAGTTCTTGTTTGGGTACAAACACAGTCAGGAATGGACGTCGGATTTGCAGTCTCTGCGGCTGCCATGGCTGTGGGATTGATCAGCTTACTTTCTGGTACACTTGTGTACCGGAACAAACCGACTCGTGGTAGTATCTTCACACCAATTGCCCAG GTTTTTGTAGCTGCAATTACCAAGAGAAAGCAGATATGTCCTTCAAATTCAGATATGCTTCACGGAAATCAAAACATAGAGGCTTCTGCCGCATCACCTAATCTCAGGAACCTCCTGCATACAGAAAAGTTCAG GTTTCTTGATAAAGCCTGCATCAAAATTCAAGACGGAAGCCGAAAGAGTGAAAGTCCGTGGAGACTATGCTCGGTAACTCAAGTCGAACAAGTGAAGATAATAATCTCAGTTGTCCCCATTTTCGCTTGTACAATAATTTTCAACACCATTTTAGCTCAATTGCAAACATTCTCTGTCCAACAAGGAAGCTCTATGAACAAGCATCTCACAAAAAACTTCCAAATCCCACCCGCATCTCTCCAATCCATCCCTTACATCATGCTCATATTCGTCGTCCCTCTTTATGAAACAGCATTCGTACCAATCGCAAGAAAAGTCACCGGACGGGATTCAGGAATCTCTCCTCTCCAAAGGATTGGCATCGGTCTCTTTATCGCAACCTTTTCCATGGTTTCAGCTGCTTTGGTAGAGAACAAGAGGAGGAATTCAGCTTTAAATTCAAACAAAACGCTCTCCATATTTTGGATTGCACCTCAATTTCTGATTTTCGGCCTCTCAGAGATGTTCACTGCCGTTGGCCTTATCGAGTTCTTCTACAAACAGTCGTTGGAAGGCATGCAATCCTTTTTGACAGCAATGACTTACTGCTCATACTCTTTTGGGTTCTATTTGAGTTCTGTTTTAGTCTCTCTAGTGAACAACATAACCTCATCAAGCTCTTCTTCTGGAGGTGGGTGGTTGAGTGAGAATGATCTCAACAAAGATAGGCTGGA